In Flavobacteriales bacterium, a single genomic region encodes these proteins:
- a CDS encoding NAD(P)-dependent oxidoreductase, translated as MSLKGKTVIISGGSRGIGKAIALKLASQGANIAIAAKTAEPHPKLEGTIFSAVEDIIKAGGNGLAIQCDVREDEQVENAIAKTVETFGGIDIVINNASAINLSPSSTLQMKSYDLMMDINVRGTYLLTKSALPHLKQSSHAHILTLSPPLNLDPKWFSRHMAYTMAKYGMSMAALGFSQEYKKFNIASNALWPRTTIATAAIQNIVGGEEMMKISRKPEIMADAALEILKRNPQTCNGNFFIDEEVLRESGISDFSNYAVDPKAQLMTDLFL; from the coding sequence ATGAGCTTAAAAGGAAAAACAGTCATCATCAGCGGCGGGAGTCGTGGTATTGGCAAGGCCATTGCATTGAAGTTAGCATCACAAGGTGCCAATATTGCCATAGCGGCCAAAACAGCGGAGCCTCATCCGAAACTGGAAGGAACTATTTTTTCGGCCGTGGAAGATATTATTAAAGCCGGAGGAAATGGACTCGCCATTCAATGCGACGTGCGGGAAGATGAGCAGGTTGAAAATGCCATTGCAAAAACAGTGGAAACATTCGGCGGAATCGATATCGTGATCAATAATGCATCTGCCATTAATCTTTCGCCCTCTTCTACGCTACAAATGAAGTCCTACGATTTAATGATGGACATTAATGTGCGGGGCACTTATTTACTTACCAAATCGGCCTTACCTCATTTAAAGCAATCGTCGCACGCACACATTCTCACTTTATCTCCGCCATTAAATCTGGATCCGAAATGGTTTTCGCGGCACATGGCGTATACGATGGCCAAATACGGAATGAGCATGGCGGCTCTTGGATTTAGTCAGGAATACAAAAAATTCAATATCGCATCCAATGCTTTATGGCCAAGAACAACCATTGCCACAGCTGCCATACAGAATATTGTTGGTGGTGAAGAAATGATGAAAATTTCGCGCAAACCTGAAATCATGGCCGATGCTGCATTGGAAATTTTAAAACGAAATCCGCAAACATGCAACGGTAATTTCTTTATTGATGAAGAAGTATTGCGCGAATCCGGTATCAGCGATTTCAGTAATTACGCAGTAGATCCGAAAGCGCAATTAATGACCGATCTGTTTTTATAA